In Amphiura filiformis chromosome 2, Afil_fr2py, whole genome shotgun sequence, one DNA window encodes the following:
- the LOC140145776 gene encoding protein ZAR1-like 1.L isoform X2, translating into MSEEVRRYGFFKCDSCRRRWESANVYCKKDSFEALYGQECSRCAEAGNDDVMVFPYRVERLKCPRCGSNAGCSCFEESSEAWCWSASVVFQMWNSRIRLQSRDSKMVINRLRQ; encoded by the exons ATGTCGGAAGAGGTGCGACGATATGGGTTCTTCAAATGTGACTCATGTAGACGTCGATGGGAAAGTGCCAATGTGTATTGCAAAAAGGATTCATTTGAG GCTTTGTATGGTCAGGAATGTTCCCGTTGCGCAGAAGCAGGCAATGATGACGTAATGGTGTTCCCTTACCGAGTTGAACGTCTAAAGTGTCCACGCTGTGGATCCAATGCAGGATGTAGCTGCTTCGAAGAATCATCTGAAG CCTGGTGCTGGTCAGCGTCAGTCGTGTTTCAAATGTGGAATTCCCGTATCCGCTTACAAAGTAGAGACTCTAAAATGGTCATTAACAGGCTACGCCAATAA
- the LOC140145776 gene encoding zygote arrest protein 1-like isoform X1, giving the protein MSEEVRRYGFFKCDSCRRRWESANVYCKKDSFEALYGQECSRCAEAGNDDVMVFPYRVERLKCPRCGSNAGCSCFEESSEDDSDDDARHNDPTKAHRSDLCGRCLSGKPCRHT; this is encoded by the exons ATGTCGGAAGAGGTGCGACGATATGGGTTCTTCAAATGTGACTCATGTAGACGTCGATGGGAAAGTGCCAATGTGTATTGCAAAAAGGATTCATTTGAG GCTTTGTATGGTCAGGAATGTTCCCGTTGCGCAGAAGCAGGCAATGATGACGTAATGGTGTTCCCTTACCGAGTTGAACGTCTAAAGTGTCCACGCTGTGGATCCAATGCAGGATGTAGCTGCTTCGAAGAATCATCTGAAG ATGATTCAGATGACGATGCACGTCACAATGACCCTACCAAGGCTCACAGATCAGACCTGTGTGGTCGATGCCTCAGTGGAAAACCGTGTAGACATACATGA